One region of Juglans regia cultivar Chandler chromosome 4, Walnut 2.0, whole genome shotgun sequence genomic DNA includes:
- the LOC108992523 gene encoding ubiquitin carboxyl-terminal hydrolase 12-like has product MPSRIPIPLLPQPTPPRTTPHHATATSPRQPLPNPHSQVQVPPDEIEAIPSLRSPSQTQTKTNEALPSLRSLSQTKTTEALNPHSPRRGPNPTQFPCSAQPLLDEGHRSPQSSLTQTKPEAPHPHSPFSVKPEAPYPHSSFSANSPHPVPSVPETLEDCSSLPHPLQEEEEMLVPHSDLVEGPQPMEVVTQVEPSSTVENQQVEDPPSLKFTWTIENFSRLNTKKHYSEVFVVGGYKWRILVFPKGNNVDHLSMYLDVANSTTLPYGWSRYAQFSLGVLNQAHSKYSIRKDTQHQFNARESDWGFTSFMPLSDLYDPSRGYLVNDSCIVEAEVAVRKVLDYWSYDSKKETGYVGLKNQGATRYMNSLLQTLYHIPYFRKAVYHMPTTENDMPSGSIPLALQSLFYKLQYNDSSVATKELTKSFGWDTYDSFMQHDVQELNRVLCEKLEDKMKGTVVEGTIQQLFEGHHMNYIECINVDYKSTRKESFYDLQLDVKGCRDDIKISPSKVVEYFVLQTLKPTVASN; this is encoded by the exons ATGCCTTCCCGAatcccaatccctcttctccctcaacccacGCCACCGCGCACAACCccccaccacgccaccgccacctctCCTCGACAGCCACTCCCCAATCCTCACTCACAAGTACAAGTTCCTCCAGACGAAATCGAAGCCATCCCTTCTCTGCGCAGCCCCTCCCAGACGCAGACGAAGACCAACGAAGCTCTCCCTTCTCTGCGCAGCCTCTCCCAGACGAAGACCACAGAGGCCCTCAATCCTCACTCACCTAGACGAGGACCGAACCCGACCCAGTTTCCCTGCTCTGCGCAGCCCCTCCTAGACGAAGGCCACCGAAGCCCTCAATCTTCACTCACCCAGACGAAGCCCGAAGCCCCCCACCCTCACTCTCCCTTCTCTGTGAAGCCCGAAGCCCCCTACCCTCACTCTTCCTTCTCTGCGAATTCCCCCCACCCAGTCCCTTCAGTCCCCGAAACCCTAGAAGACTGCAGCTCTCTCCCTCACCCCCTGcaagaggaagaggagatgcTGGTCCCGCATTCGGATTTAGTTGAGGGTCCTCAGCCTATGGAAG TCGTGACTCAAGTGGAGCCTTCAAGTACAGTGGAGAATCAGCAAGTGGAGGATCCACCATCTTTGAAATTCACGTGGACAATTGAGAATTTCTCTAGGTTGAATACCAAGAAGCACTACTCTGAGGTTTTTGTCGTTGGCGGTTATAAATG GAGGATACTTGTTTTTCCAAAAGGGAACAATGTGGACCACTTGTCGATGTATTTGGATGTCGCTAATTCTACCACATTGCCATATGGCTGGAGTAGATACGCACAATTCAGCTTGGGTGTGCTTAATCAGGCTCACAGCAAGTACTCAATAAGAAAGG ACACACAACACCAGTTCAATGCAAGGGAGAGCGACTGGGGTTTCACATCGTTCATGCCTCTCAGTGATCTTTATGACCCAAGTAGGGGTTACCTTGTCAATGATAGTTGTATTGTTGAAGCTGAGGTTGCTGTCCGTAAGGTTCTGGATTACTGGTCATATGACTCAAAGAAGGAGACTGGTTATGTTGGACTGAAGAACCAAGGCGCAACACGTTACATGAACTCTCTGCTTCAGACTCTCTACCATATTCCTTACTTTAGAAAG GCTGTGTACCATATGCCAACAACTGAAAATGATATGCCCTCCGGTAGTATTCCTTTGGCATTACAGAGTTTATTCTACAAGCTTCAATATAATGACAGCAGTGTGGCAACTAAAGAATTGACCAAGTCTTTCGGTTGGGATACATATGATTCTTTCATGCAACATGATGTCCAAGAACTCAATAGAGTCCTGTGTGAAAAACTTGAAGACAAAATGAAG GGTACTGTTGTGGAGGGGACAATACAACAATTATTTGAAGGACACCACATGAATTACATTGAATGCATCAATGTGGACTACAAATCTACAAGAAAGGAATCTTTTTATG ACCTCCAGCTTGATGTCAAAGGCTGTCGGGATGATATCAAGATATCACCTTCTAAAGTTGTTGAATACTTCGTTTTGCAGACTTTGAAGCCGACTGTGGCTTCGAATTAA